From a region of the Dehalococcoidales bacterium genome:
- a CDS encoding FMN-binding glutamate synthase family protein, producing MNLQRPNANDATQSANRSRSVVPMSGLCTRCIDGCTGNCEVFRATFRGRELLYPGPFGDITAGGDKDYPIDYSHLNVQGYALGAKGLPMGVTGDSDTAIFPAVNTETEYGWDSKVNMAMPIFTGALGSTEIARKNWDHFAVGAALSGITLVCGENVCGIDPQLELDDNGKIISSPDMDRRIETYRRYHRGYGEILVQMNVEDTRLGVAEYVRTKHGLDSIELKWGQGAKCIGGEIKVDSLERALELQRRGYIVTPDPSHPINQAAFEDGSLKEFERHSRLGFIDEESFYAEVERLRDLGFSRITLKTGAYGLRELAMAIKWSSKAHIDLLTIDGAPGGTGMSPWRMMEEWGMPSLYLHSAAQEFAQRLANRGERVPDIAFAGGFSSEDGIFKALALGAPFVKAVCMGRALMIPGMVGKNISQWLKEGKLPKTVGQYGSTPEEIFVCYEEVKDLVGADEMKNLPMGAMGIYSYIQKLRVGLQQLMAGARCFSVPAIDRHDLMSLTEECTKVTGIPYLMDAYRKEAMAILTERYGGLDESMARGSAADFKSTYHRIRTYE from the coding sequence ATGAATCTGCAAAGACCAAATGCCAACGATGCTACCCAGAGTGCCAATCGCTCTAGAAGTGTGGTTCCGATGAGCGGATTGTGTACCCGCTGTATCGACGGCTGCACTGGAAACTGTGAGGTATTCCGAGCAACTTTCCGTGGCCGGGAGCTACTCTATCCCGGGCCCTTTGGTGATATTACTGCAGGTGGTGATAAGGATTACCCCATTGATTACTCACACCTGAATGTACAGGGTTACGCCCTCGGGGCTAAGGGGCTACCGATGGGTGTTACCGGAGATTCCGATACGGCGATTTTCCCGGCCGTGAATACAGAGACGGAGTATGGCTGGGATAGCAAGGTCAATATGGCCATGCCGATATTTACCGGTGCCCTTGGTTCTACCGAGATAGCCCGGAAAAACTGGGACCACTTTGCTGTCGGCGCTGCACTGAGTGGGATTACGCTGGTATGCGGTGAGAATGTCTGCGGTATCGACCCGCAACTGGAACTTGATGACAATGGCAAGATAATATCGTCACCGGATATGGACCGCCGCATTGAAACATATCGCCGTTACCACCGCGGTTACGGCGAAATTCTAGTACAGATGAACGTCGAGGATACCCGGCTGGGAGTTGCCGAATATGTAAGGACAAAGCATGGGCTTGATAGCATCGAGCTTAAGTGGGGTCAGGGTGCCAAGTGTATTGGTGGCGAGATAAAGGTCGACAGTCTGGAGCGGGCTCTGGAACTACAGAGGCGGGGCTACATCGTCACCCCTGATCCATCACATCCAATAAACCAGGCGGCATTCGAGGATGGTTCCCTCAAGGAGTTTGAACGTCACAGTCGACTTGGCTTCATTGACGAAGAGAGTTTCTATGCTGAGGTCGAGCGTCTGCGTGACCTGGGGTTCAGTCGCATCACCCTGAAGACGGGTGCCTACGGCTTGCGTGAGCTGGCAATGGCCATCAAGTGGAGCTCAAAAGCCCACATCGACCTTCTCACCATAGACGGTGCTCCTGGTGGTACGGGGATGAGCCCGTGGCGCATGATGGAGGAATGGGGTATGCCCAGCCTGTATCTGCACTCGGCGGCCCAGGAGTTCGCTCAGAGATTAGCCAACCGGGGGGAACGGGTGCCTGATATTGCCTTTGCCGGCGGCTTCAGCAGTGAGGATGGCATCTTCAAAGCGCTGGCCCTGGGGGCCCCATTCGTGAAGGCAGTGTGTATGGGAAGGGCGCTGATGATTCCGGGGATGGTCGGCAAGAACATCTCCCAGTGGCTCAAAGAAGGCAAGTTGCCAAAAACCGTAGGGCAGTATGGCTCTACCCCGGAGGAGATATTTGTCTGCTACGAAGAGGTCAAAGACCTCGTTGGTGCCGACGAGATGAAGAATCTGCCAATGGGCGCAATGGGCATATACAGCTACATCCAGAAGCTTAGAGTAGGTCTGCAACAGCTAATGGCGGGTGCCCGTTGCTTCAGTGTGCCTGCAATCGATCGCCATGACTTGATGTCGCTTACCGAAGAATGCACAAAGGTCACGGGCATCCCTTATCTCATGGATGCCTACCGGAAAGAGGCGATGGCGATTCTGACAGAGCGCTATGGTGGTCTCGATGAGAGCATGGCCCGTGGCAGTGCTGCAGACTTCAAGAGCACCTATCACAGGATTCGGACCTACGAATAG